From a region of the uncultured Draconibacterium sp. genome:
- the amrB gene encoding AmmeMemoRadiSam system protein B translates to MIFNKNKNREPAVAGQFYPSSASTLRNELEEFFDSAVPVKTSQPLRAIVSPHAGYIFSGEVAAAAFKQIPANKSYQNIFVLASSHRYTFAGAAVYTEGNYETPLGEITVNKKIGKQLLASSSVFTEHDASHLNEHSLEVQLPFLQHRLTNSFTLVPIILGTHSAAICKKLAKALQPYFTPDNLFVISTDFSHYPNYENAKLADQLTADAICKNKPNKLLKALEKNKEKKIGNLATSLCGWTSVLTLLYLTKDRDFEFKQLAYKNSGDSKLYGEKDRVVGYWAIGVYEKAVFEISSSEKQEILQLARNSIARFLGEDIKEKKQKRNDKSILNQKAGAFISIYINNELRGCIGGFAGEKSLREMIKRFAVSATNDQRFNPIEPSELNNMTLEVSVLTPLKKIKSIDEFKLGKHGIYIKNGFNSGTFLPQVAEKTGWSKEEFLGRCAKNKAGIGWDGWKTAELYTYEVVIVKDDQEKTS, encoded by the coding sequence ATGATATTCAATAAAAATAAAAACCGCGAGCCGGCAGTGGCCGGACAATTTTACCCTTCATCGGCCAGCACCTTACGAAACGAGCTGGAAGAATTTTTTGACAGTGCTGTTCCTGTAAAAACTTCGCAACCGTTGCGTGCTATTGTTTCGCCGCATGCGGGCTACATTTTTAGCGGAGAGGTTGCGGCAGCCGCTTTCAAACAAATTCCGGCTAACAAAAGCTACCAGAATATATTTGTGCTTGCATCGAGCCACCGCTACACTTTTGCCGGAGCCGCAGTTTATACCGAAGGGAATTACGAAACTCCGCTGGGAGAAATTACGGTGAATAAGAAAATCGGGAAACAACTGCTGGCCTCATCGTCGGTTTTTACCGAACATGACGCTTCGCACCTTAACGAACACAGTCTGGAGGTTCAGTTACCGTTTTTGCAACATCGTTTGACAAACAGTTTTACACTGGTGCCCATTATTCTTGGAACCCACTCGGCCGCTATTTGCAAGAAGCTGGCAAAAGCACTGCAGCCCTATTTTACACCTGATAATTTATTTGTTATCAGCACCGACTTTTCGCACTACCCCAACTACGAAAATGCAAAGTTGGCAGACCAGTTAACCGCTGATGCCATTTGCAAGAACAAGCCTAACAAACTGTTGAAAGCACTTGAAAAGAACAAGGAGAAAAAGATCGGCAATCTTGCCACCTCGTTGTGCGGCTGGACATCGGTGTTAACGCTGCTTTACCTCACTAAAGACAGGGATTTTGAGTTCAAACAACTGGCCTACAAAAACTCGGGCGACAGTAAACTTTATGGCGAAAAAGACCGCGTTGTGGGCTACTGGGCTATTGGTGTTTACGAAAAAGCCGTTTTTGAAATCAGCTCCTCGGAAAAACAGGAAATTCTGCAGCTGGCCCGAAATTCAATAGCCCGTTTTTTGGGTGAAGACATAAAAGAAAAGAAGCAAAAAAGAAACGATAAGAGCATCCTGAATCAGAAAGCCGGTGCCTTTATAAGCATTTACATCAACAACGAATTACGCGGCTGCATTGGTGGTTTTGCGGGTGAAAAATCCTTGCGAGAAATGATTAAACGTTTTGCCGTCTCCGCTACAAACGACCAACGTTTTAATCCGATTGAACCTTCTGAGCTCAACAACATGACACTTGAAGTTTCGGTTTTAACACCTTTAAAAAAGATTAAATCGATTGATGAATTTAAATTGGGCAAACACGGCATTTATATAAAAAACGGTTTTAACTCGGGTACATTTTTGCCACAGGTAGCCGAAAAAACGGGCTGGAGCAAAGAAGAATTCCTGGGAAGATGCGCGAAGAACAAAGCCGGAATTGGTTGGGACGGATGGAAAACCGCTGAACTTTACACTTACGAGGTAGTGATTGTGAAGGATGATCAGGAAAAAACTTCCTGA
- the recO gene encoding DNA repair protein RecO, translated as MITATEGIVLHTIKYGESSVITTVFTKEFGRQSYLINAARSRKSKNKAGLLQPMFMVELEAYQKQSRDLQRVRAMKSLTTYQEIPFDIVKSTQAIFLAEVLYKTIHEQESYPELFEFIKNALLYLDLMEEGKTNFHLYFLFHLTEYLGFMPDTTQTGFEGWLDLQKGAVVPFEPSHPMFANKEATAILVKLALLKINELDSLKLKRSMRDTLLKKLVDYYRLHFDTLGEIKSLKVLQEVFS; from the coding sequence ATGATAACGGCAACCGAAGGCATTGTTTTGCACACGATTAAATATGGCGAGAGCAGTGTTATTACTACTGTTTTTACCAAAGAATTTGGTCGGCAAAGCTACCTGATAAATGCTGCCCGGAGCAGAAAATCGAAAAATAAAGCCGGTTTGTTGCAGCCCATGTTTATGGTTGAATTGGAGGCCTACCAAAAGCAATCGCGCGACCTGCAACGAGTAAGGGCGATGAAAAGCCTGACCACCTACCAGGAAATCCCTTTTGATATTGTAAAATCCACACAAGCTATTTTTTTGGCCGAGGTGCTTTATAAAACCATCCACGAGCAGGAAAGTTACCCCGAACTATTTGAGTTTATAAAAAACGCATTACTTTATCTTGATCTGATGGAGGAGGGCAAAACAAATTTTCATTTGTATTTCCTATTTCATTTAACCGAGTACCTTGGTTTTATGCCCGACACCACACAAACCGGTTTTGAAGGCTGGCTCGATTTGCAAAAGGGTGCAGTGGTACCTTTTGAGCCTTCGCACCCGATGTTTGCAAATAAGGAGGCAACGGCAATTCTGGTAAAACTGGCTTTGCTAAAGATAAACGAACTGGATAGTTTGAAATTAAAACGCAGCATGCGCGATACGCTGCTTAAAAAGTTAGTTGATTATTACCGCCTGCATTTTGATACGTTGGGTGAAATAAAATCGCTAAAAGTGCTTCAGGAAGTTTTTTCCTGA
- a CDS encoding two-component regulator propeller domain-containing protein: MKRRLLLSAFLLLTFFLSQAQREQGSWQDYLSYNKASKIAVSPDKVFCVTEGGLFYYDLEDNSVNKLGDAIQLSDFGVSTIAYSEQNQVLVIAYSNSNIDLLYDGGEVVNLSDIKRKTIAGNKVINNISFSENEAFLACGFGIVVLDLDRQEVKDTYYIGDGGSSLEVNDIETDNNSIFAATNQGIYRADKNDPNLANFATWIHVEDIPHPDGIFNHLVYHAGNVIANHAAGEWYQDEMFMLNNGIWEPYNPEIRFAFDLQSYGNYLCIASRDVVFIIDSNHSQIGRIDSYKFNDRTVESIAPKSAGVSANGSVWIADNKEVLVRFYSESFEQTLPPGPINNDMYFVGAFNSEIWMSAGNTNGYVSPVFQRFGSDGWTYFTDVTHPELRGFHNILAVEVDPRDPDHFFVASWGGGLLEYRNDELVERYYNLNSPLETALPEQPNEPFTRVGGMSFDSEGNLWITNAESAHNLHKLSPTGEWESFELPEIANKYNVSDIIVNENDDKWMLIPGGHDAYVINKTGDQKKRLLVETYFSNGTDNIITPMHDVFSIAEDQNGAIWIGSGQGVAVYSNPSRIWNSDNFYATHPGLDLNDGIYHPLLETETVTAIAVDGANRKWLGTQNSGVFLVSETGEAEVLHFTTENSPLLSNNILSIAINQKNGEVFFGTDKGLISYQGEATGGADSYSDVYVYPNPVRETYDGPVTVAGLIENTDVKITDISGNLVYKTTSFGGQAVWDGKNLNGNRVKTGVYLVFCNDENGEETHITKILFIH; the protein is encoded by the coding sequence ATGAAAAGAAGACTACTACTTTCTGCATTTTTATTACTGACTTTTTTTCTTTCGCAAGCGCAGCGCGAACAGGGCTCGTGGCAAGACTATCTTTCGTATAATAAAGCCAGCAAAATTGCGGTTTCGCCCGATAAAGTTTTCTGTGTTACCGAGGGCGGACTTTTTTATTACGACCTGGAAGACAACAGCGTAAATAAACTTGGTGACGCCATTCAGTTGTCTGATTTTGGAGTAAGCACCATTGCTTACAGCGAGCAGAACCAGGTGCTGGTCATTGCTTATTCAAACAGTAATATCGATTTGCTTTACGATGGCGGCGAAGTGGTTAACCTGTCGGATATAAAGCGAAAAACTATCGCAGGGAACAAGGTCATCAACAACATTTCTTTCTCGGAAAATGAGGCGTTTCTGGCCTGTGGATTTGGAATTGTCGTGCTGGATCTGGATCGTCAGGAAGTAAAAGATACTTATTATATCGGCGATGGAGGATCGTCGTTGGAAGTGAATGATATTGAAACGGATAACAATTCAATTTTTGCCGCTACCAACCAGGGAATTTACCGGGCCGATAAAAATGATCCCAACCTGGCCAATTTTGCCACCTGGATTCATGTGGAGGATATTCCGCATCCCGACGGTATTTTTAATCATTTGGTTTATCATGCGGGAAATGTAATTGCCAATCATGCCGCCGGAGAATGGTATCAAGACGAAATGTTTATGCTGAATAACGGAATATGGGAGCCATATAATCCTGAAATACGTTTTGCATTCGACCTGCAGAGTTATGGGAACTACCTCTGTATTGCCAGTCGCGATGTGGTTTTTATCATCGATAGTAATCACTCGCAAATAGGACGTATTGACAGCTACAAATTTAATGACCGAACGGTAGAAAGTATCGCTCCAAAAAGTGCAGGTGTGTCGGCCAACGGTTCGGTTTGGATTGCTGATAACAAGGAAGTGCTGGTACGCTTTTACAGCGAAAGTTTTGAGCAAACCTTGCCTCCCGGACCGATTAATAACGACATGTACTTTGTTGGAGCTTTTAATTCGGAGATTTGGATGAGTGCGGGAAATACAAATGGGTATGTGAGCCCGGTTTTTCAGCGTTTTGGCAGCGATGGCTGGACCTATTTTACCGATGTAACACATCCCGAATTGAGAGGATTTCATAACATATTAGCTGTTGAAGTGGATCCCCGCGATCCGGATCATTTTTTTGTCGCCAGCTGGGGCGGTGGATTATTGGAATACCGTAACGATGAGCTGGTTGAACGCTATTATAACCTGAACAGCCCGCTGGAAACTGCCTTGCCCGAGCAACCTAACGAGCCGTTTACACGAGTTGGCGGTATGAGTTTCGACTCGGAAGGAAACCTTTGGATTACCAATGCCGAGAGCGCACATAACCTGCACAAATTGTCACCTACGGGCGAGTGGGAGTCGTTTGAACTGCCAGAAATCGCCAACAAATACAATGTTTCTGATATTATTGTGAACGAAAACGATGATAAATGGATGCTCATTCCGGGAGGACATGATGCTTACGTGATCAATAAAACTGGCGACCAGAAAAAAAGACTGTTGGTGGAGACCTATTTCAGCAATGGTACCGACAATATTATTACCCCGATGCATGATGTTTTCTCCATTGCTGAAGACCAAAATGGAGCCATTTGGATTGGTAGTGGGCAAGGCGTAGCCGTGTATAGCAATCCTTCGCGAATTTGGAATTCGGATAATTTTTATGCCACGCATCCGGGACTTGATTTGAATGATGGCATTTACCATCCGCTGCTTGAAACAGAAACCGTTACTGCCATTGCTGTTGACGGCGCTAACCGAAAATGGCTGGGAACACAAAACTCAGGAGTCTTTTTGGTATCGGAAACAGGCGAGGCGGAAGTGTTGCATTTCACCACTGAAAACAGCCCGTTGCTTTCGAATAATATTCTGTCAATTGCAATTAATCAGAAAAATGGCGAGGTGTTTTTTGGAACCGACAAAGGATTGATCTCTTACCAGGGAGAAGCCACTGGAGGAGCAGATTCGTATAGCGATGTTTACGTTTATCCAAATCCGGTGCGCGAAACCTACGATGGGCCGGTAACAGTTGCCGGATTAATTGAAAATACCGATGTGAAAATTACCGACATCAGCGGAAACCTGGTGTACAAAACGACATCGTTTGGCGGACAGGCAGTTTGGGATGGAAAGAACCTGAATGGTAACCGTGTAAAAACCGGAGTTTACCTGGTATTTTGTAACGATGAGAATGGGGAAGAAACCCACATCACAAAAATACTGTTCATACATTGA
- a CDS encoding non-canonical purine NTP diphosphatase — MKLVFATNNKHKLEELQAILGDHFTLLSLKDIECFDEIPEEQPTLEGNASQKAYYIYDKFGMNCFADDTGLEIGALDGEPGVFSARYAGEDKNSETNMNKVLEKLTKINERKARFRTVISLVIDGEEKQFEGIVNGEILTEKRGDSGFGYDPIFKPKGFDQSFAEMDLEDKNKISHRGRAVQKLVDYLKKLD; from the coding sequence ATGAAGCTCGTTTTCGCAACAAACAACAAACATAAACTGGAAGAATTACAGGCTATTTTGGGCGATCATTTTACGCTGCTTAGTTTAAAAGATATTGAATGTTTCGACGAAATCCCTGAGGAACAGCCCACATTGGAAGGAAATGCCAGCCAAAAAGCTTATTACATCTACGACAAATTCGGAATGAATTGTTTTGCCGACGACACCGGTTTGGAAATTGGAGCCCTGGACGGTGAGCCCGGAGTTTTCTCGGCGCGTTATGCCGGCGAAGACAAAAATTCGGAGACGAATATGAATAAAGTGCTCGAAAAACTGACCAAAATAAATGAGCGGAAAGCACGTTTTAGAACTGTAATTTCGCTGGTAATTGATGGCGAAGAGAAACAATTTGAAGGCATTGTAAACGGCGAAATTCTAACAGAAAAACGTGGAGACTCGGGATTTGGCTACGACCCTATTTTTAAGCCGAAAGGATTTGACCAGTCGTTTGCCGAAATGGACCTCGAAGATAAAAACAAGATCAGTCACCGGGGAAGAGCTGTGCAAAAACTGGTCGACTATTTAAAAAAGCTCGATTGA
- a CDS encoding metalloregulator ArsR/SmtB family transcription factor, translating to MVDIKEINVESLEVAASMLKAMAHPMRIAILKHLEGGKKLTVTEIHELLKIEQSTTSHHLGILRDKGVLCSKREGKNTYYYLKYNILSQIVDCLETCTCD from the coding sequence ATGGTCGATATCAAGGAGATAAACGTTGAAAGTTTGGAGGTCGCTGCCAGCATGCTAAAAGCAATGGCGCACCCGATGCGTATTGCTATTTTGAAGCATCTGGAGGGAGGGAAAAAATTAACAGTTACCGAGATCCACGAACTGCTAAAGATTGAGCAGTCAACAACATCACATCACTTAGGGATTTTGCGTGACAAGGGTGTTTTGTGCTCGAAGCGCGAAGGAAAAAACACTTATTACTACTTGAAATACAATATTTTGAGTCAGATTGTTGATTGCCTGGAAACCTGCACTTGCGATTAA
- a CDS encoding polyprenyl synthetase family protein has product MTTIKKIKAPIEQELYDFEPYFKKSLQSDIPLLATVLNFLYRTKGKQLRPMFVFLSAKLHGGTNESSKLAACSVELLHTATLVHDDVVDESYERRGSFSVKALWKNKLAVLVGDYILARGLLLQLESKKYNFLHLISRAVQDMAEGEILQMKKSRKLDIDDETYFEIIRKKTASLIATSMAIGAASAVDDEVIIEKMYSIGQDAGIAFQIKDDIFDYQSKGLLGKPTGNDIKEKKITLPLLHVLNEADRSERKRILRLIKRKNNSSKVVEELIQLVTEKGGLEYAEQKMYEFKDRAIAGLNEFPDCEARESLIELMNYIATRKK; this is encoded by the coding sequence ATGACCACGATAAAGAAAATAAAGGCCCCCATTGAACAGGAACTGTATGATTTTGAGCCTTATTTTAAGAAATCGTTGCAAAGCGATATTCCTTTGCTGGCAACCGTTTTAAATTTCCTTTATCGCACCAAAGGCAAACAACTTCGCCCCATGTTTGTGTTCTTATCCGCAAAATTGCACGGTGGAACCAATGAATCTTCGAAATTGGCGGCCTGTTCGGTGGAATTATTACACACCGCCACACTGGTTCACGACGATGTTGTTGACGAGTCGTACGAGCGCCGCGGATCGTTTTCGGTTAAAGCGCTTTGGAAAAACAAACTGGCCGTTTTGGTGGGCGATTATATTTTAGCCCGCGGACTGCTGCTGCAACTCGAAAGCAAAAAATACAATTTCCTTCATCTCATTTCACGCGCGGTTCAGGATATGGCAGAGGGAGAAATCCTGCAGATGAAAAAAAGCCGTAAACTTGACATCGACGATGAAACGTATTTCGAGATTATCCGCAAAAAAACAGCTTCGTTAATTGCAACCAGTATGGCCATTGGCGCTGCATCGGCAGTTGATGATGAAGTGATTATTGAAAAGATGTACAGCATTGGGCAAGATGCCGGAATTGCTTTCCAGATAAAAGATGATATTTTCGATTACCAGTCGAAAGGCCTGCTGGGCAAACCAACGGGTAACGACATTAAGGAAAAGAAAATCACCCTTCCACTGCTGCACGTTTTAAATGAAGCCGACCGAAGTGAACGGAAACGCATTTTGAGGCTGATAAAACGCAAGAATAACAGCTCGAAGGTAGTTGAAGAACTGATTCAGCTGGTAACGGAAAAAGGCGGCCTTGAATATGCCGAGCAAAAAATGTATGAATTTAAAGACCGGGCAATTGCCGGCCTAAACGAATTTCCCGACTGCGAGGCACGCGAATCGCTAATCGAGCTGATGAACTACATTGCAACCCGCAAAAAATAA
- a CDS encoding DUF2797 domain-containing protein, which translates to MQYEGNIRKMITELNTPVKYILPIGDEQIDMNALIGKEISMQFDGQINCVSCGKKTKTSFSQGFCYNCLQTAPEASESIIRPELSKAHLGIARDMEWAEKHDLIDHFVYLAVSSALKVGVTRSHQIPTRWIDQGASYAIKIAKTPNRHIAGVIEVFLKDHFSDKTNWRAMLKNEVLKDFDLAAEKERIANLLPLELQKYMDSENEVTEINYPVEQFPVKIKSIGFDKLPEITGRLAGIKGQYLIFDDSRVLNIRKHNGYFLRVAM; encoded by the coding sequence ATGCAATACGAAGGCAACATACGAAAAATGATTACTGAGCTTAATACGCCGGTAAAATATATACTACCCATTGGCGACGAACAAATTGATATGAACGCGCTGATCGGGAAAGAAATCTCGATGCAATTTGACGGACAGATTAATTGTGTGTCGTGCGGGAAGAAAACGAAAACATCGTTTAGCCAGGGATTCTGTTACAATTGCCTTCAAACCGCTCCTGAAGCCAGCGAATCGATCATTCGCCCCGAGTTATCGAAGGCACATTTGGGAATTGCACGCGATATGGAATGGGCCGAAAAACACGATCTGATCGACCATTTTGTGTACCTGGCCGTGTCGAGTGCTTTAAAAGTGGGTGTTACCCGTAGTCATCAAATTCCTACCCGTTGGATTGATCAGGGAGCCAGCTATGCCATAAAAATTGCCAAAACGCCCAACCGACATATTGCTGGTGTTATCGAGGTATTTCTCAAGGATCATTTTTCCGATAAAACCAATTGGCGAGCGATGCTGAAGAACGAAGTATTGAAAGACTTTGACCTGGCAGCCGAAAAAGAGCGAATTGCGAATTTGCTACCGCTGGAGTTACAGAAATACATGGATTCGGAAAATGAGGTAACCGAAATAAATTATCCGGTTGAGCAGTTTCCTGTGAAAATAAAAAGTATTGGTTTTGATAAACTCCCGGAAATTACCGGAAGACTGGCCGGTATAAAAGGACAGTATTTAATTTTTGATGATAGCCGGGTTTTAAATATCCGGAAACACAACGGTTATTTTTTGCGGGTTGCAATGTAG